A genomic region of Deinococcus sp. KSM4-11 contains the following coding sequences:
- the gatB gene encoding Asp-tRNA(Asn)/Glu-tRNA(Gln) amidotransferase subunit GatB — MSYQAVIGLEVHLQLKTRSKIFSACPQEYHGAEPNTFTDPFTLGLPGTLPTLNREAVELAMMFGLGLNCDVSGFTQFHRKNYFYPDAPKNFQLSQYDRPIARDGFLDVTLDGGQVSRVRIKRAHLEDDAGKLTHPTYAPYSLLDLNRAGSSLLEMVTEADITTAEQARAFLESVQAIAQALGVSDATPEEGKMRCDVNLSLHKPGEPWGTKCEVKNLNSFRSVARAIEFETVRQARILDAGGRITQDTLGWDEGGQKTFLMRTKEGEADYRYFPEPDLPPLDITPEWIARVRARMPELPVQKLARYLAAGVRESDAQTLSLSVPLSHFYDRAAGEGADPQKLANWLLGDVAGLLAAQERSLAESDLKPEHLAALVNLIDAGTISGKIAKELLPDVMAGRDPAALVQERGLSVVTDTGAIDTAIDDAMAADPATVEKVRGGNAKAMNALFGPVMKAMGGKAKPEVVRERLQAKLGL, encoded by the coding sequence ATGTCGTATCAGGCGGTCATTGGCCTCGAAGTTCACCTGCAACTGAAGACGAGGTCGAAGATCTTCAGCGCGTGCCCGCAGGAGTACCACGGCGCGGAGCCGAACACCTTCACCGATCCCTTCACGCTGGGTCTGCCCGGCACGCTGCCCACGCTTAACCGCGAGGCGGTTGAGCTGGCCATGATGTTCGGCCTGGGCCTGAACTGCGACGTGAGCGGCTTCACGCAGTTTCACCGCAAGAATTACTTCTACCCGGATGCGCCGAAGAATTTCCAGCTCTCGCAGTACGACCGGCCCATCGCGCGGGACGGCTTCCTTGACGTGACATTGGACGGCGGCCAGGTGAGCCGCGTCCGGATCAAGCGCGCCCATCTGGAGGACGACGCGGGCAAGCTCACGCACCCGACGTACGCGCCGTACTCGCTCCTCGACCTGAACCGCGCCGGGTCGAGCCTGCTGGAAATGGTGACGGAGGCTGATATCACCACGGCCGAGCAGGCCCGCGCCTTTCTGGAGAGCGTGCAGGCCATCGCGCAGGCGCTGGGGGTCAGCGACGCCACGCCCGAGGAAGGCAAGATGCGCTGCGACGTGAACCTCAGCCTGCACAAGCCCGGCGAGCCGTGGGGGACGAAATGCGAGGTGAAGAACCTCAACTCGTTCCGCAGCGTGGCCCGCGCCATCGAGTTCGAGACGGTTCGGCAGGCGCGGATTCTGGACGCAGGCGGGCGGATCACGCAGGACACCCTGGGCTGGGACGAGGGCGGCCAGAAGACCTTCCTGATGCGAACCAAGGAGGGCGAGGCCGACTACCGCTACTTCCCGGAGCCGGATCTGCCGCCGCTGGACATCACGCCCGAGTGGATCGCGCGGGTGCGGGCGCGCATGCCCGAACTGCCCGTGCAGAAGCTGGCACGCTACCTCGCGGCGGGCGTGCGCGAGTCCGACGCGCAGACGCTGAGCCTCAGCGTGCCCCTGTCACACTTTTACGACCGGGCGGCGGGCGAGGGAGCCGATCCGCAGAAGCTCGCGAACTGGCTGCTGGGCGATGTGGCCGGTCTGCTCGCCGCGCAGGAACGCAGCCTTGCCGAGAGCGACCTGAAGCCTGAACATCTCGCCGCGCTGGTGAACCTGATTGACGCGGGCACCATCAGCGGCAAGATCGCCAAGGAACTGCTGCCCGACGTCATGGCCGGCCGCGATCCCGCCGCGCTGGTGCAGGAACGCGGCCTGAGCGTCGTGACCGACACCGGGGCCATCGACACGGCCATCGATGACGCCATGGCGGCCGATCCGGCCACCGTCGAGAAGGTGCGGGGCGGGAATGCCAAGGCCATGAACGCCCTGTTCGGCCCGGTCATGAAGGCCATGGGCGGAAAAGCCAAACCCGAAGTGGTGCGCGAGAGACTGCAAGCCAAGCTGGGACTGTGA
- a CDS encoding cation:proton antiporter, producing the protein MRFLCPSPVLLMLLSGAAAASAPAGAAHTGPPEFLVQLTLLLGVSALAAYSSFRLRLIPIIGFLVAGVIAGPGALGLIRDPALITAASDVGVMLLLFTIGIEFSLERLSRIARLIFLGGGLQVGLTVLAVAGALLAFGVGAQNAVFTGCLIALSSTAIVMRVLGERGETNARTGQVSLGILIFQDLAVVLMVLLIPMLAGQGGGVGGVLLALAKAAGIIAFVLVAARRIVPPVMEVVARTCSAEIFLLTVVALCFGTASLTALAGVSLALGAFLAGLLVSESRYGAQAMGEILPLQILFSAAFFLSVGLQLDLGFLIRNLGLVLGAAALIALLKIAVSFVSVRLLGERTRTALPVAFQLAQVGEFSFVLATTGTALGLSFAGMGQQGSGVFIAATVLLMAFTPALGALAGRLTAHLPAPAPASGSGNGEQGTPGHEGESHGLPVAGRVIFAGYGPHARLAARALSRAGKPYSVITRSPDGASELQGRGAPVLIADYTRAGLLRELDIGSASALVIADDDTEMTERAVSVARTVAPQLTIITQATTSEGFQGLQALGAQHVLSAKKEIVAGILDLVTPPEVTRADIMRHLAEHPPVTLSATQRAECEHAEQNAGPITPESDVCLECVALGDTWVHLRVCMTCGHVGCCDSSKNRHATRHAHAQRHPIIRSAEPGETWAYCYEHGWTK; encoded by the coding sequence ATGCGCTTTCTTTGCCCGAGCCCTGTCCTGCTGATGCTGCTCTCCGGCGCGGCGGCGGCCTCCGCTCCCGCCGGGGCCGCCCACACCGGCCCGCCTGAATTCCTGGTGCAGCTCACGCTGCTGCTGGGCGTCTCGGCGCTGGCCGCGTACTCGTCATTCCGGCTGCGGCTGATTCCGATCATCGGGTTCCTGGTCGCGGGCGTGATCGCTGGCCCCGGCGCCCTGGGCCTGATCCGCGACCCGGCGCTGATCACGGCCGCGTCGGACGTGGGGGTGATGCTGCTGCTGTTCACCATCGGCATCGAATTCAGCCTGGAGCGCCTGTCGCGGATCGCGCGGCTGATCTTCCTGGGGGGCGGCCTGCAGGTCGGCCTGACGGTGCTGGCGGTGGCCGGGGCGCTGCTGGCCTTCGGTGTAGGCGCACAGAATGCCGTGTTCACCGGCTGCCTGATCGCCCTGTCGAGCACGGCGATCGTGATGCGGGTGCTGGGCGAGCGCGGCGAGACGAACGCCCGCACCGGTCAGGTGTCCCTGGGCATCCTGATCTTCCAGGATCTGGCCGTGGTGCTGATGGTGCTGCTGATTCCCATGCTGGCCGGGCAGGGCGGTGGGGTAGGCGGCGTGCTCCTGGCGCTGGCGAAGGCGGCGGGAATCATCGCTTTCGTGCTGGTCGCGGCGCGGCGGATCGTGCCGCCGGTCATGGAAGTCGTGGCCCGCACGTGCAGCGCCGAGATCTTCCTGCTGACCGTGGTGGCGCTGTGTTTCGGCACGGCCAGCCTGACGGCCCTGGCGGGCGTGAGCCTCGCGCTGGGCGCGTTCCTGGCGGGCCTGCTGGTCAGCGAGAGCCGCTACGGCGCGCAGGCCATGGGTGAAATCCTGCCGCTGCAGATCCTGTTCAGCGCCGCGTTCTTCCTGTCGGTAGGCCTGCAGCTCGACCTGGGCTTCCTGATCCGGAACCTGGGCCTCGTGCTGGGGGCGGCGGCCCTGATCGCGCTGCTGAAGATTGCGGTGTCGTTTGTCAGCGTGCGCCTCCTGGGAGAACGCACCCGCACCGCCCTGCCGGTGGCCTTTCAGCTCGCGCAGGTCGGGGAGTTCTCGTTCGTGCTGGCCACGACCGGCACCGCCCTGGGCCTGAGTTTCGCGGGCATGGGCCAGCAGGGCAGCGGCGTGTTCATCGCCGCGACGGTGCTGCTGATGGCCTTCACGCCCGCCCTGGGCGCTCTGGCCGGTCGCCTGACCGCACACCTGCCCGCTCCCGCCCCGGCGTCCGGATCGGGGAACGGAGAGCAAGGCACGCCAGGCCACGAGGGGGAGTCGCACGGCCTGCCGGTCGCGGGGCGCGTGATTTTTGCCGGGTACGGACCGCACGCCCGTCTCGCGGCCCGCGCGCTGAGCCGCGCCGGGAAACCGTACTCGGTGATCACCCGCAGTCCCGACGGCGCCAGTGAACTCCAGGGACGCGGCGCGCCCGTGCTGATCGCGGATTACACCCGCGCGGGCCTGCTGCGCGAACTGGACATCGGTTCAGCCAGCGCGCTGGTGATCGCGGACGACGACACGGAGATGACCGAACGCGCCGTGAGCGTGGCCCGCACGGTGGCCCCACAACTGACGATCATCACGCAGGCGACCACCAGCGAGGGCTTTCAGGGGTTACAGGCCCTGGGCGCGCAGCATGTGCTCAGCGCGAAGAAGGAGATCGTTGCGGGCATCCTCGACCTCGTCACGCCCCCCGAGGTCACGCGGGCCGACATCATGCGCCACCTCGCGGAGCATCCGCCGGTCACGCTGAGCGCCACGCAACGCGCCGAGTGTGAGCATGCAGAACAGAACGCCGGGCCGATCACGCCCGAGTCGGACGTGTGCCTGGAATGCGTGGCGCTGGGCGACACCTGGGTGCACCTGCGGGTGTGCATGACCTGCGGACATGTGGGCTGCTGCGATTCCAGCAAGAACCGGCATGCGACCCGGCACGCGCATGCGCAGCGCCATCCGATCATCCGGTCTGCGGAGCCCGGCGAGACCTGGGCGTACTGCTACGAGCACGGCTGGACGAAGTAG
- a CDS encoding ATP-binding protein, translated as MPPSQIPSLSHAQLRALQERTREQPDAVVHEATALLATAQQAGDRRATVAVMTALGTGLLLTGEHARASETFSEALALASGDPQSEARVLSSRLALFVRLGDTSAVEHDTERLTVTLGALDDPNEKTAAFNMLAGVAFRQGQPSEAGRWLDQARRCALESNDMIGATLAATNAAIVHIELGHYGAAFTALREALRYSDSPQTADVVQAQHVLLYSRLGQFERTLSVIDQHLERRGQTLPAVTRQIFLTNRADTLVWLGRPAEAAEVVERHGLHLHPGQRLAAEAMDTLGRVYSLLARTDEARDLLQRSVDGFTAAGGPQDTVRPLTNLAELELAFDPSLSLSMTRQVLELLGDDPPQEQLARILRLQARAHAASGDYRLAYEVSEQHRALQEDLDRQQEQRRLEVAFAELEHERIEATARIQREALRDAREEVAELYAHLEARVEERTRELQLANEELRAFSRSVSHYLRTPMQLIVGYAALLEQVPAEPRTRYAYAIIESTERMAEVLDGLLTYATRGGVPVDFQDVDLAQTVELAWLDQGLAPPVAELDMLALPPVRGDPAALRVAFGNLLHNAVKFTRGRPRPQVQVRADRGPGVVVVEVRDNGVGFDPSDATRLFGAFARLPTVTRFEGLGLGLADVWRIVIAHGGHVRAEGRPGEGATFFVTLPAAVDATGRA; from the coding sequence ATGCCGCCGTCCCAGATCCCGTCACTCTCCCACGCCCAGCTGCGTGCTCTGCAAGAACGTACCCGCGAACAGCCCGACGCGGTGGTGCACGAGGCCACGGCGCTGCTCGCCACAGCCCAGCAGGCCGGGGATCGCCGGGCCACCGTCGCGGTCATGACGGCCCTGGGCACCGGGCTGCTGCTCACAGGCGAGCATGCGCGGGCCAGCGAGACCTTCAGCGAGGCGTTGGCCCTGGCCAGTGGCGATCCACAGAGTGAGGCACGGGTGCTTTCGTCAAGACTCGCGCTCTTCGTGAGGCTGGGCGATACCAGCGCCGTAGAGCACGATACGGAGCGGCTCACCGTCACCCTGGGTGCCCTAGACGATCCCAACGAGAAGACGGCTGCCTTTAACATGCTGGCTGGAGTCGCGTTTCGGCAGGGGCAGCCTTCGGAAGCGGGCCGGTGGCTCGATCAGGCACGACGCTGCGCCCTGGAGTCCAACGACATGATCGGGGCGACCCTCGCGGCCACGAACGCGGCCATCGTCCATATCGAACTCGGCCACTACGGTGCGGCGTTCACCGCCCTCCGCGAGGCGCTCCGCTACTCGGATTCGCCACAGACGGCCGACGTCGTGCAGGCGCAGCACGTCCTACTCTACTCGCGGCTGGGCCAGTTCGAGCGGACGCTGTCGGTGATCGATCAGCACCTCGAACGCCGTGGCCAGACATTGCCGGCCGTGACCCGGCAGATCTTCCTGACCAACCGCGCCGATACCCTGGTGTGGCTTGGGAGACCTGCCGAGGCGGCGGAGGTCGTGGAGCGCCACGGCCTGCATCTCCATCCTGGGCAGCGGCTTGCGGCGGAGGCAATGGATACGTTGGGGCGTGTGTACTCCCTACTGGCGCGAACGGACGAGGCGCGCGACCTTCTGCAGCGGAGCGTGGACGGCTTCACGGCCGCCGGGGGACCCCAGGACACGGTTCGGCCCCTGACGAACCTGGCCGAACTGGAGCTGGCGTTCGATCCCAGCCTGAGCCTGTCAATGACCCGGCAGGTTCTGGAACTGCTGGGCGACGATCCACCGCAGGAGCAGCTGGCCCGGATCCTGCGCCTGCAGGCGCGGGCGCACGCGGCCTCCGGCGACTACCGCCTGGCGTACGAGGTCAGCGAGCAGCACCGGGCCTTGCAGGAGGATCTGGATCGCCAGCAGGAACAGCGTCGGCTGGAGGTGGCCTTCGCGGAGCTCGAACACGAGCGCATCGAGGCGACGGCCCGGATTCAACGCGAGGCCCTGCGTGATGCCCGGGAGGAGGTCGCGGAGCTGTACGCCCACCTGGAAGCGCGGGTCGAGGAACGCACGCGAGAACTGCAGCTGGCGAATGAGGAGTTGCGGGCCTTCTCCCGCTCCGTGAGTCATTACCTGCGGACACCCATGCAGTTGATCGTGGGCTACGCCGCGCTGTTGGAGCAGGTGCCTGCCGAGCCGAGGACGCGGTACGCGTACGCGATCATCGAGTCGACCGAGCGCATGGCCGAGGTGCTGGACGGCCTGTTGACCTACGCGACCCGTGGCGGCGTTCCTGTCGACTTTCAAGACGTGGATCTCGCCCAGACTGTGGAACTGGCGTGGCTGGATCAGGGGCTCGCGCCGCCCGTGGCGGAGCTGGACATGCTCGCCTTGCCGCCGGTGCGCGGCGATCCGGCAGCGCTGCGGGTGGCGTTCGGGAATCTGCTGCACAACGCCGTGAAATTCACGCGGGGTCGGCCCCGGCCCCAGGTGCAGGTGAGGGCCGACCGTGGGCCAGGGGTAGTGGTCGTGGAGGTGCGGGACAACGGGGTGGGCTTCGACCCATCGGACGCCACGCGACTGTTCGGCGCGTTCGCGCGCCTGCCCACCGTGACGCGCTTCGAGGGGCTGGGACTGGGGCTGGCTGACGTGTGGCGGATCGTAATCGCGCACGGTGGGCACGTGCGGGCCGAGGGCCGTCCGGGGGAAGGCGCGACGTTTTTCGTGACGCTGCCGGCCGCCGTTGACGCGACTGGCAGGGCCTAA
- a CDS encoding carbohydrate kinase family protein, translated as MTDRIPLVSLGDLAWDVLAKPDTMLLPGGDTTGRMELSGGGSAANLAVWAQRCAFPATFIGKIGKDRFGELATAELRAEGVQVALTLTDEHPTGVILALIDRRGQRAMLTGQGADWELLPEELPLPVLRQARHLHLTAWSLFRDPPRAAALQAAVTAKDAGATLSLDPGSFQMIQQMGRETFLRIVDAVPFDVIFPNDDEARAMSGERHPDGALAWLRDRYPHALVVLKMDEDGVMIEGPTCPRVQVPATRDPLIDATGAGDAFGGAFLAGWLRHGDPERAAHLAVQVGGWVVSRFGARAPADDDLRARLILAQALQESP; from the coding sequence ATGACTGACCGCATTCCCCTCGTGTCCCTGGGCGATCTCGCCTGGGACGTGCTCGCCAAACCTGACACCATGCTGCTGCCCGGCGGGGACACGACCGGCCGCATGGAGCTGTCCGGTGGGGGAAGCGCCGCGAACCTGGCCGTCTGGGCCCAGCGGTGCGCGTTCCCGGCGACTTTCATCGGCAAGATCGGCAAAGACCGGTTCGGTGAACTGGCCACGGCGGAACTCCGGGCCGAAGGTGTGCAGGTCGCCCTGACCCTCACTGACGAGCACCCGACCGGCGTGATTCTCGCGCTGATCGACCGGCGCGGCCAGCGCGCCATGCTCACCGGGCAGGGGGCGGACTGGGAATTGCTGCCAGAGGAGTTGCCGCTGCCGGTGCTGCGTCAAGCACGGCATCTGCACCTGACCGCGTGGAGCCTGTTCCGGGATCCGCCGCGCGCGGCCGCCCTACAGGCGGCGGTCACCGCCAAGGACGCGGGCGCCACGCTGAGCCTCGATCCGGGCTCGTTCCAGATGATTCAGCAGATGGGCCGGGAAACTTTCCTGAGGATCGTGGATGCCGTTCCCTTCGACGTGATCTTCCCGAACGACGACGAGGCGCGGGCCATGAGCGGCGAACGTCACCCGGACGGCGCGCTCGCGTGGCTCCGCGACCGGTACCCGCACGCACTGGTGGTGCTCAAGATGGACGAGGACGGCGTGATGATCGAGGGGCCGACCTGCCCGCGCGTGCAGGTGCCCGCGACCCGTGATCCCCTGATCGACGCCACCGGGGCCGGTGACGCCTTCGGTGGCGCGTTCCTGGCGGGCTGGCTGCGGCACGGCGATCCCGAACGGGCGGCCCACCTGGCCGTGCAGGTCGGCGGCTGGGTGGTGTCGCGCTTCGGGGCACGCGCTCCGGCCGATGACGATCTGCGGGCGCGGCTGATCCTGGCCCAGGCCTTGCAGGAGAGCCCGTGA
- the mltG gene encoding endolytic transglycosylase MltG — protein sequence MTRLARRRTPWWVWVLLAIVLLVAAAVGGVYVYVRGLFGAAGGAPYTLDVKPGDSLPMVARTLETKHIVKNARVLRYVMDRNGTAGKLKEGLYDLTGRMTVDQVAATLAGPARLPTVNVTIPEGRRIKDMPAIFAKAGFDGAAVLTVLKDEALSPYAKGKQPDLEGFVFPDTYALRPKETPRQIVQTMLERMNQEFTPANVALAKAQGLSVRGWVILASMVQAEAANSAEMPVVAGIFLNRLKEGIALGSDPTVAYGLGKDLPDLDRSAGDFKKDTPYSTYTRQGLPAGPINSPGNAALQSVIHPILKMTDGRDALYFVHGLDGKIHVNHDYAAHLRDVARYR from the coding sequence GTGACCCGCCTGGCCCGGCGCCGGACACCGTGGTGGGTGTGGGTGCTGCTGGCCATCGTCCTCCTGGTCGCCGCGGCTGTGGGGGGCGTGTATGTGTATGTACGCGGCCTGTTCGGCGCGGCAGGAGGCGCTCCGTACACGCTGGACGTGAAGCCGGGCGACTCGCTGCCCATGGTCGCCCGCACGCTGGAAACGAAGCACATCGTGAAGAATGCACGGGTGCTGCGCTACGTCATGGACAGGAACGGCACGGCCGGAAAACTCAAGGAGGGTCTGTACGATCTCACGGGCCGCATGACCGTGGATCAGGTCGCGGCTACACTCGCCGGCCCGGCCCGTCTGCCCACCGTGAACGTCACCATCCCTGAGGGACGACGGATCAAGGACATGCCCGCGATCTTCGCGAAGGCCGGCTTCGATGGCGCGGCCGTGCTGACCGTGTTGAAGGATGAGGCGCTGAGTCCCTACGCGAAGGGCAAGCAGCCCGATCTCGAGGGCTTCGTCTTCCCGGACACATATGCGCTCCGCCCGAAAGAAACCCCCAGGCAGATCGTGCAGACCATGCTGGAGCGCATGAACCAGGAGTTCACGCCCGCGAACGTCGCGCTGGCCAAGGCCCAGGGCCTGAGCGTGCGCGGCTGGGTGATCCTGGCCAGCATGGTGCAGGCTGAGGCGGCCAATTCCGCGGAGATGCCCGTCGTGGCCGGCATCTTCCTGAACCGCCTGAAAGAGGGCATCGCGCTGGGCAGCGATCCGACCGTAGCCTACGGCCTGGGCAAGGACCTGCCGGACCTCGACCGCAGCGCCGGGGATTTCAAGAAGGACACGCCCTACTCCACATACACCCGCCAGGGTCTTCCAGCCGGACCGATCAACTCGCCCGGGAATGCCGCCCTGCAGAGCGTGATCCACCCCATCCTCAAGATGACGGATGGCCGCGACGCGCTGTACTTCGTCCATGGCCTGGACGGCAAGATCCACGTGAACCACGATTACGCCGCGCACCTCCGGGACGTGGCGAGGTACCGCTGA
- a CDS encoding 2Fe-2S iron-sulfur cluster-binding protein has translation MTAQTTDEGLIVQVEGTGPVAAHEGQRLVLALDLAGTGILHRCGGQARCTTCRVEFLDGEPGAMTIAEFDKLTEKNLLGVARLSCQIECAPGMSVRVLQTTQSTGLEAGKIPAEQIEPEPVWTTRPGASTEG, from the coding sequence ATGACGGCGCAGACGACGGATGAAGGCTTGATCGTGCAGGTGGAAGGAACCGGCCCGGTGGCGGCCCATGAAGGGCAGCGGCTGGTGCTGGCGCTTGATCTTGCCGGCACCGGCATCCTGCACCGCTGCGGAGGACAGGCCCGCTGCACCACCTGCCGTGTGGAGTTTCTGGATGGTGAACCGGGCGCCATGACCATCGCGGAATTCGACAAGCTGACCGAGAAGAACCTGCTGGGCGTGGCGCGGCTGTCCTGTCAGATCGAGTGCGCGCCCGGCATGAGCGTGCGCGTGCTCCAGACCACGCAGTCCACGGGCCTGGAGGCGGGAAAGATCCCCGCGGAGCAAATTGAACCTGAGCCCGTCTGGACGACAAGACCCGGCGCGTCCACCGAGGGGTGA
- a CDS encoding sensor domain-containing diguanylate cyclase yields the protein MSRATKPTPPPGTLTPTQASRATIRARLMMLLAVLVTQLLTVTVIVWNDRQNAERVVQSAAAVTLDHLARVTADNVRSYLQPPTQIVSINGELIRAGQLSATDPISLSVTFQTMLNAIPQLNSVLIGRADGSFTSARRDGAGETGRSLRSIETRPQRRVTTTILDSRGRIVSQSEKDDAYDPRTRPWYTLAVAHPDTTVWTAPYVFATTGQPGVTVARALTGRPGDPLVLGANVQLRHLATLLQGVQFSANGRAFVTDGEGHIVATSRSWPVKVSGHLPTLREVADPALLKLLGASGRVTPGTGEYTVDGQAYASVVQPVELTPGVTWMVGVYAPVNDFTAGLQRTDRVRLATILLACVLGSLIAWPLLERAVKPMRALHRQATTDPLTGLHNRGSFLAQLDEVLDRTQTTTQSGRQLGVAIFDLDGFKAINDTYGHPTGDEVLLAVGARLLAALRPGDILGRLGGDEFALLVDGASREEVQLRVEGMIAHLARRPVIVDQVEHHIHSTAGLAFYDPAVPQLTPLRRTAVLSRADTALIRGKRRMKGRVWVDGESPVPDLLL from the coding sequence ATGAGCCGCGCGACCAAGCCGACGCCCCCCCCCGGCACCCTGACCCCTACCCAGGCTTCTCGCGCCACCATCCGGGCGCGGCTGATGATGCTGCTGGCGGTGCTGGTCACCCAGCTCCTGACAGTCACCGTGATCGTCTGGAACGACCGCCAGAATGCCGAGCGGGTGGTGCAGTCGGCCGCAGCCGTCACCCTCGATCACCTCGCGCGGGTCACGGCCGACAACGTGCGCTCGTACCTGCAACCGCCCACGCAGATCGTCTCGATCAACGGCGAACTGATCCGGGCAGGCCAGCTCAGCGCCACCGACCCGATCAGCCTGAGCGTGACCTTCCAGACCATGCTCAACGCCATCCCGCAGTTGAACAGCGTGCTGATCGGACGCGCCGACGGAAGCTTCACGTCGGCCCGCCGGGATGGCGCGGGCGAAACCGGCCGCTCCCTGCGCAGCATCGAGACCAGGCCGCAGCGGCGCGTGACGACCACAATCCTCGACAGTCGGGGACGCATCGTCTCGCAGAGCGAGAAGGACGACGCCTACGATCCGCGCACGCGACCGTGGTACACCCTTGCGGTGGCCCATCCGGACACCACCGTGTGGACGGCTCCGTATGTCTTCGCCACCACCGGGCAACCCGGCGTGACGGTCGCCCGGGCCCTGACCGGGAGGCCGGGCGACCCTCTCGTCCTGGGGGCGAATGTCCAGCTGCGACACCTGGCCACCCTGCTCCAGGGCGTGCAGTTCAGCGCCAACGGCCGCGCCTTCGTGACCGACGGTGAGGGCCACATCGTGGCCACGTCCCGCTCGTGGCCGGTCAAGGTGAGCGGTCACCTCCCCACCCTGAGGGAGGTCGCCGACCCGGCCCTCCTGAAGCTGCTGGGGGCGTCCGGTCGCGTGACCCCTGGCACGGGTGAATACACCGTGGATGGTCAGGCGTACGCCTCTGTCGTGCAGCCCGTGGAGCTCACGCCGGGGGTGACGTGGATGGTCGGCGTCTACGCCCCCGTCAATGATTTCACCGCTGGACTGCAACGCACGGATCGTGTCCGGCTGGCCACTATCCTGCTGGCCTGCGTCCTCGGCAGCCTGATCGCGTGGCCGCTGCTGGAACGCGCCGTGAAGCCCATGCGCGCCCTGCACCGGCAGGCGACCACGGATCCCCTGACCGGCCTGCACAACCGGGGCAGCTTCCTCGCCCAGCTTGACGAGGTGCTCGACCGGACGCAGACCACCACCCAGAGTGGACGGCAGCTGGGCGTGGCCATCTTCGACCTGGACGGCTTCAAGGCGATCAACGACACCTACGGCCACCCGACCGGCGACGAGGTGCTGCTCGCGGTCGGTGCGCGGCTGCTCGCGGCCCTGCGACCGGGCGACATCCTGGGCCGCCTCGGCGGTGACGAATTTGCCCTGCTGGTCGACGGCGCTTCCCGCGAGGAGGTGCAGTTGCGGGTCGAGGGGATGATCGCCCATCTGGCCCGCCGGCCCGTCATCGTGGATCAGGTCGAGCACCACATCCATTCCACGGCTGGGCTCGCGTTCTACGATCCGGCGGTGCCGCAGCTCACCCCGCTGCGCCGCACGGCCGTGCTGTCCCGCGCCGATACCGCCCTGATCCGTGGAAAACGCCGCATGAAGGGCCGCGTATGGGTAGACGGCGAGAGTCCCGTGCCCGACCTGCTGCTGTAG